The following is a genomic window from Brachionichthys hirsutus isolate HB-005 chromosome 15, CSIRO-AGI_Bhir_v1, whole genome shotgun sequence.
CCCGTGTTGCacatcagtttgcagagcttcttgTGGACAGCGTTGGCGAGCTCTTTGGCCTGTTGCATGTTCATCTCCAGAGCGATGTCCGACTCCTGGATCTTGGCGACTAGCAGACTTGTCATCAGCTCCGTCAtgtccatcatgtccgttacaTCAACTttcccctggaagatccttgagaggagcactgtgataatccagcgacaccgcttctccaagtcttcaggcgacgctgctgtttggacaTCACTcgtggggagatcttcctcttccacaggtaccaaaggcacccccccttccatgatggccgggGCCTCTGGCAGCTCTGGAAGaaattcctttttcctttctgtgggttcacagacgacattttccctGTTAAAATAGGTACTTTCTATGTCTTGGACGACGGCATTGGCGGCATTTTTAATGGCACGTTGCACGTCTGGAGGAATAAGATCTCCCACATTCACTGCTGACACTTCTctcgctttcttcctgcagagaaaTTTGCGGACCTTAACTGCAAATCTCTGCAGGAGCGCCTTGAAGTGCCGCATTATCCTCAACTGATTGGTGCCGGGACTTTTGACGACATGCTCACTGGCTTTCGGCGTGTTTGCGGTTTTTCcggggctgctgctggggagtaagctcttcatcacctcgttggataaaagccgtgccatttcatacggtgtctctacctcaacgacctctggaacacccattgtaaaggcaaggaccggtggaatcgCGTCTTCCAGCGCgtcctggacttgctggtgtgcaacagcaaagccggtccctgacgtttttgGTTTCAGGGGAAAATTGGGAATtttttcaagcagttctggagctttttccagaactgcttgacgcacatcatcagttacgacttgaactaaatctgtgaGCATATTCCCAAGCTGTGCGTCAGTATTCGGATCAacggtccctgactgaagaccttcccactcttccttggtgagattcccgaggaatcctgtgaaaagctcaccgagctgtaaagtggattgtgcatggagggccagaggCTTGTCTTTGGAGTTCTGTGGTGAAGCTTGCATCTCCGTAGTTGTCAATGATCTTTGGTAGATACCTGAGAGTGttcgtgtgtttgtatatataggtttcctcTAGATGACTTCAAaagcacatcaaagtggaatatcaccatacacatcaaagggtaaccctttgatgtgtATCAAAGggtaaccctttgatgtgcaccccTCCCCTCGCTCCCCAACTACCATCAGAGACAATAGTATGAcacgttacatcaaagacacggtaacacagcatggcagcaaattcatcacaaacatggtccCATGAAAATTGTGATCTTGATTCccgtttgcagctgcagctcattgatccacaataaactgcagaactatgaagcattactcccccgAAGCTCtcacaacagcgctggaggaaactgattggtctgatgctttaaactccgcctctgtcgaggggacctggtcttcctttaaatctgcatttctgtctgtaatcgataagatagcacccataacagctgtttgggtcagaacccgtacagaaccttggatggagggggaaatattgaatgccatcaagctcagaaacaaatgttactctgagtacagaaaaaccaacaacgaggaactacttgaaaaaagcagaaaactacgcaatgtggttaacaaaatgataaaaaatgccaaaaagaatttcttaaatgagaacattgaggcaaacaaaagcaacccacaaaaactgtgggaggccctaaaacaattaggctgcagcaacagactccaaacaaaaaccagtaatatctgcattaactcaagtggttcgctccagaccgacaggatGGCGGTAGCtcattgttttaacagctttttcaccctcccttttttgtccacctacgttgtccttgtaatttattgtcattttgcatctggtgtaatttatttgtaatttgttattttgcatcgggtaatttaatattggttttgtttttatttgtattgttaaatatcgatgatttatgtacgaaggactttcaacggaaacaagaccgcaagggctttttagaaatgctcctcttagacgggatgtttgactgtacttgtactgtaatacatgctactgtgtgactgtacttgtaccctaacattctatctaataaatatattcatcatcatcttacaaacaaacaatcatttttaaattctgaagtcacaaaaaaacaaaaacgagaACACACTCATCAGAGGGCTTCTTTGTTAAATatggttaaatatgaatgaatgttgtaataataaattaatttaacatgctaTTCAAAATATctatcaattctaatgagtgtttgtcacgtgtgtgaatatatttccatgcaaatacatctttttcttctcatgtctgctgcctgtgacctgcaggtgtcctccagtgctgcagatggcgctgttcgttctgacatcatcctgacGTTGTACGATATTGGGGCAGCTAGTGCTGCCAAAACATATAAACCATGTCAGAGAACCTGATGCCTGATTTACGTCAGACTTTTTTAAGTTGCACTGAAACAGATCCGTGaagatttagaaaataaatgttaatttaaaataaagattctTTATCTCCATCTCGAGCTGGAATCTGGTGGTATTTTAAATGTAGTACCCATACTGGCTTCTAGGTGGCAGTCTGACAGCCCGTCGCAACGGAAGAACGCGCAGGCGCGTGTgatgtcaaacaggaagtaaacaaacCGCCTTCCCGCGCAGCTAAATCGGCTCCACGGGGCGTTGGAGTCGTCCTTAAATCAGCGGAGATGGACGAACTTTATCTGGATAACATCGACGAATATGTCAACGACCACAACAAGATTGTAAGCGCCTCCGAAACGACCGGAAGCCGAACGCCGCTTCCGTTAGCCGTCGAACTGCGTTCAAAAACCGCTCGTTTTACTCGTGGATCGACAAGTTGACGGATTTTAAAATCACCATCACGTGGTTTAAAGCCTTTTCTGGATTTGTTTGGACCCTTTGCCACATTCGGCTTCCAAAAGATGCAGAAAATAGCATTTTGTCTTCTGTTTTTACTTCATTATTTAATTGGTTAGCCTAATTTTCTCTTTTTGAATATCCAACGGGGGGCAAAGGTTGTAGCTTTTCGTTGACATCGTTATGTTCTGCTATAGTGTCGGTTTAGCTTAAAGGTCCGGTGTTagctcaggtgtgtgttttctgtcgaACAGGTGACTTACAAATGGCTGAGTCTCACTCTCGGAGTTCACGTGAACACGGCCAAACAGTGAGTGGCTCCCCCTGCAGGCTCACCGGACTCACGGCTTCATACGGACTCTAACATCCGTTATTTCCGTGTGTCCAGGATGCTCTACCATTACTTGGACCAGAAGAGGAAGGAATGTTCGGCTCCACTCCACGCCACGTACCTTGTGTCCGGGAAGTTCGTGGACAACGGACAAGCGGTGAGAAACGTCGTGAGAAGGTCGTTAATCGTGATATTCTGTGATCTAAATTTGCTCTTCTTCGTATTTTTGATTCTCTTTCAGAGCCACAAGGTGTCGGTGGTcagagaggagcagctggaaGGTGCGTGACGCCGTTTCCCAGCATGCCGCTGACGCGTTGCGTGTCGTCGTTTGTGCGCCGCTCTCGTCGTCGACTTTCTGAGACGCGCGTCGGACGTTCTCTTGTTCTGCAGACGCCAAATCCCAGATGAGCTTGCTGGTCAGCGTCCACGTCTACAGCGTCCAGAAGGCCGCGCTGAAGGACAGCGGCCCCCTCTACGGCGTCGACTACGACGCCGTGAAGGACAACCTGAAGAACTGCAGCAGGTCCGTGTCTCCGTAAAGCGCtcgttcttcctcctcctacgACGGCGAGGCGGAATGATTCCGCTGTCCCGCCTGCAGGTTCAGCGCCATCTGCTGCGCCGGCGCCGTGCCCGCGTCGTCTCTGGACCCGCAGAAGGCCCGGGAAGTCCAGCCGGCCCCCGCGCCCGAGCACGAACGCAAGAAAACCGCAACGAACGGGAACGCTAGCGGGCCTCCAAAGCCATCCGGCAAAACGCAGAAAGGCATCATGGGAATGTTCGGGAATAAGACGGCGACCAGGATCCAGGACAGAGACGTGAAGTCGGAGGAGAACGAGGACGCACCGGCGGTACGGAGCCGACGTCCTCCTGTGTGATTAGCTTCAGttcatgcagccccccccccccccccggttgacTGTTCTTCTGCTGGTTTAGGTCGAAGCCCCAAAACCCAAAGCAGGTCACATGGGAAACTTCTTCGGGATTCAAGCAGCAAGTGAGTAAAAGTTCAAATGATCTTCACAAGGCTCCGCCCCGTATctaaagggagggggggtgtttCCACGGCGACGGAGATGGGGGCACAGATCCAAGCCCGCCGGATCCTGGCGGCTGAAACGGGAGCGTCCGCGTTTAGTAACGGAATGTCGTTCATTCTTTAGAGAAACCTGAGAGAAGTGTTACGGCGGAGGAAGCGGCtggaccatcatcatcatcatcatcatcatcatcatcatcatcatcatcatcatcatcatcatcatcatcatcaacctcCGCAGAACCGAAACGTCAGAACCCACAAccacaggaagcagctgctgcagcggaGCCGAAGACCGGCTCCAGGAGGTTCGTCCTATCAGCGGGGCGGGTTCCAAGCGGACGCCGCCCGTCTGCGTTCGGGCGCCGCCGTTAAAGACGAGACGCCGCGGAGAGTTCCGGTTCTGTTTAGAAGCTTGGAAGAATCCATTTCAGTAAAAGTCCTTCTCTTGTTGAAGCAAATCCAAGCGGGCCGTGGGTTCTGACAGCGAGGACGggaagatggagaagaagaagagacggCGGATCAGGAAGCCGGAGACGGACAGCAGCGGCGAAGACGAAGGTGGGATTATCAGATTACCAGAGGATGAGAGTCGAATCTAATTCCTGATTATCTCCTCAGTTATTCCAGATAGTCCGCCGCAGACGGGAACGAAAGAACCGGGTCCtcagaaggaggcggagccttcGTCCGTGGCGCGTCCACAGGTACGCGtctcagaggaggaagacgatgctgGTTTTATAAAGAAGCTGATCTCGTGTTGTTCTCCCTCAGCAGGAGAATCCTGGGgcaaagacgaggaagaggaggcgcgTCCTGAAGTCGCGCACCTTTGTGGACGAGGAAGGCTGCATCGGTGAGAGACGTCTTCTCAAATCTCTGAAACCTCGACGTGGAAACGGAAGCCTTCGACCGCGTCTTCCTCCTCGAGTCACTCTGGTTCGTCTCCTTCTGCCCGCAGTCACGGAGAAAGGCTACGAGAGCGAGTCGTACTCTGAAGCCGAAGCCGAAGCTCAGGCCACGCCCCCGGCGCCCGTCCCGAGCAAACCGCCGGCAGCCGGCAGGCGGGATCAGAAGAAAACTTCTGCAGCCGCGAGAAGAGGAGCCAAACAGGCTTCTATCACGGGCTTCTTCCAGAAGAAGTGACGGGACGGAGGACGCTCGTCCCCTCGCCGGGGAAGACGTGGACGCTGCGGGGACGCGACTTCAGGCTGCTTTCATCTGAATGTAAAAAGACATGCTGCTCAATAAACATGAAAGCAAACCTGCGTGCTGGAGAGAATCATTGACAGAGACGGACGCCGAGTCCCCGGGAGAGTCCCCGGGACCCGACCGACGGAGAGTCGGGTCTTTGCAAACTCGTTTCAGATCTGCTGCTTGAACCCgagagcaggaagtgggtcCTCAGCGATTTAACGAGTTCAGAGGCCGTCCACTGGGAACAGAACCTGACGGCGCAAATCTGAGACGACTCGAGACAAAGTGAGACGATGTGGGATGACTCGAGACGATGTGGGACGACTTGAGACAAAGTGAGAAGATGTGAGACGAAGTGAGACGATGTGAGACGACTCGAGACGACGTGGTTTATTTCATCTGACTTTGGGTCTAAGCTTCAGACGGCACCAGCTCAACACTcgtgtcctcctccctcctttctcctctcgtCCTCGCCGGGTCGTCAGCAGGTCCCCAAAGGACGGACAAACGCTGGAAGAAAGACGAAGATGCTCACGCGCGACcttcgccgtcgccgccgccgtcaCAGAGGTCGTCTTAACGCGATTGATTGACTGATACTGAAAGCATCAAACCTCTCTGAGGGTTCCTGGCGTCCAGCACATCAGCCCAGCTGCCCATAGCGGTACCATGGCAACGGAGGAGAAGGTCATGGTCCATCCCAGTCCGTACGCCCAGTCGGGGTAGACGTAGCCATTGATCGTGAGCCGTTTGTAATCGATCAGGTACAGGATGGAGGAAATCTGAAATTGCAGATGGTGACATCACCCCCACGTTTATTACGAATGGAAGATGGCAGAAATGGTGGCGGTAAAGAAACGGTGAAAGTCTGGCGCACCAGAGAAAGGACAGGCACAAAGTACTTCCAGCAGAGTTTGAAGAAGACGGACGGTCTCTGTCCCGTCATGTCTGCGATGACGTCGCGGACACGGTCCGCTCCTGGAAGACATTTAAACCAGTCAGCTGTCTCGCTTAATACCACACTAAGTAGTATTAATACTAAGTAGTATTAATACTACTTAGTATTAATAGGAGCCTGTGTGTCCCCCTAAAAACATGGCACTGAATCCTGCAAGACACGGCATCCTGTGTCCACGTCCTCGTCCACGTCCCGTCACAAGTGCATGAAGACGGGTAGGAATTAAAGCGGTCCTGAATCCGGCTCACCGAACACCCAGCCCACCGCCAGGCATTCACAAACAGCCATCACGTTCTGGCAGACTCTGGTGGAGCCGTAGAAGTCGATGAGCTGGAAGACATAGACCCcgccctgcagcaggaagggcCGCGCGTCATTCGGGGGAACattcataaaacaaaaacaaaaacaaaaacgtaaGCCACCTCTGTAACCAAGGTGAGATGAACCAGGAAGCTGGATGCGCAGACGATGAGAGCAAAGATCTCGTGCCTCCGGGGGCCCCGGAAGAGCGCCGGAAGCAAGTCGCTGATGGAGGTGATGAATCCCTCCACGGCCACGAACTGAGGACAGAACCAGGGACAGCGAGACGTCGGTCCGAATCgcgtgttgctgctgctctaTTGGTGGTTCATTACATGAGTATCAACAGCCAGTAGAATCAGCATTAGGAAGAAGCAGACGGTCCAGAACTGTGGTAGCGGCATCAGAGCCGCAGCCTGAGGGTAAGCGATGAAGGCCAAGCccggacctgggggggggggcaaggagtGGCTCAGACCCAGATCAATTACAAAGATCAATGGAACCTTTGACTGTACTGGACCTGACTGGGCCACGGTGTCGACAGTAACTCCCTGTTCCCGAGCCATGAACCCGAGAACGGAGAAGACGACGAATCCAGCGACGAAACTGGTCCCGCTGTTCAGGAGACAGATCCAGAAGCAGTCCCTGGAggacacacggagacagacgACCGTCACACAGATACCGTTCAACCGTAATCGATTACCTCGTGGCGAGCAGAGGGGGCGGACGCCATGTTTGCTGCGTGCCCTGCTCAGCTGCGGAGGCAGCATTGAACCGAGTCGCCATTGAGTCGCAGGTTCTTCCGGCCGTTCCCCAGTTCgtgttctgcccccccccccgtgctctTCCGCCGCCGTGCAGTGAGCATTGTCGTTTTgttttggctgtgattttgggTTTGTTTTCTGGACACCCCGACTGCCCTCTAGTCTTACTGTTCTTTAGTTAGACCCATCCAGTAATGAGGTTCTGTCTGTAtgtaaagtgttttattttgcttttatgaAAGTCTTTTACACGACTCCCGAGTTTGTCCCTGCATTTCCGGGTCCTCCTCCTTGCTCGGCAGTAACACGAAAGCTTTCACAAACGCACGTTTCAGTTCACTGAGGACCCGGTTCTTTGTGTAAATAGGTCATGTTGACTTTGTCTTGGTTCTGGTCTCGAGCTGATTCATCGGCAACGCACGGTGTGTTTTCCTGTCGTGTCCAGGTAATCTCCTGGGGGCTGCACAATATCTGTGTTCTACTTACCTGTagcagttgttgttgtagtcGTTGTAGCTGCTCAGGACTATCAGAGTTCCTGCAGTCAGACTGTAGGAGAAGAAGATTTGAGATCCTGCATCTATCCAGACCTgcaatgtagaaaaaaaaaatccattataCCCTGGAAAAAGAGCATCGATTTAACGGGGTTCTTTGTTGCACGAAGGAGAAGAACGTCTCattatgatgtcattattagaTGACATCTTTGTTGCCTGTTTGATTTTCAGTTTCCTCAGGGTAGCGTCTCTGAATAAGTATAATTTAATAGCAAACGTAGAGGCCACCTCCAGGTCAGCGAGTCGATTCAGGTCCGGGTACAGGTAGTAGTAGATCCCTTCTGACGCTCCAGGTAGAGTCGCTCctctgatgaggaggatgaggagcatcACGTAGGGGAACGTGGCTGTGAAGTACGCCACCTTTCAAAGACAATAAAATGTCGATGTTTAGTCATGTTAGGATCCGGGCGGCCTCCAGAGCACCTCTCAGGTGCAACGTaccttttattctctctcttcGTGTTATTTATACAGTCTCACCTTTCCCGAGGACTTGACTCCTTTCCAGATGCAGAAGTAGCAGAAGATCCAGGCGACCAGGAGACACAAGGCCAGCTCCCACCGGATGGCGCCCAGCTCCTCGATGCCTCCGGACATGCCCAGCATCCTCCGCCTGGAAGAGAACCGGATTCAGCATTCCATGTGTTCTAAAGTGAAAGGTAGCAACACGGCCTGACCTGGATGATTATAAGCAAGCATTGATTGTTGTAATACTGGCAAGttaatgaaattacatttaatgagaCCCATGGAAAGAGCTCAACTATTCAATTGATTTAATTTGCCTTGTTTCCAGGGGCTGGTATGTAATAAGTAAATGCATGAATAATCATTATAATGAAATCATCAATACTCACTCCCAGAACTCAACGGCAGCCGACGTGCTGTTTTTCAGCATCGTCTGATTTGCTGTCTGGTTTACAGAGGAAGAGTCCAAAGTTTGAAGTCCCACGCAGTT
Proteins encoded in this region:
- the LOC137904787 gene encoding sodium- and chloride-dependent GABA transporter 3-like, with amino-acid sequence MEEQKRAGDRGAWASKVEYFLVVGGYVVGLGNVWRFPYFCYKNGGGAFLVPYGLLAVFLGLPMFLFETSMGQYTQEGFITCWRKLCPLAKGIGCGLLVMKCYDFSYIVIEAWALFYLAFSFRAQLPWATCNNTWNTANCVGLQTLDSSSVNQTANQTMLKNSTSAAVEFWERRMLGMSGGIEELGAIRWELALCLLVAWIFCYFCIWKGVKSSGKVAYFTATFPYVMLLILLIRGATLPGASEGIYYYLYPDLNRLADLEVWIDAGSQIFFSYSLTAGTLIVLSSYNDYNNNCYRDCFWICLLNSGTSFVAGFVVFSVLGFMAREQGVTVDTVAQSGPGLAFIAYPQAAALMPLPQFWTVCFFLMLILLAVDTHFVAVEGFITSISDLLPALFRGPRRHEIFALIVCASSFLVHLTLVTEGGVYVFQLIDFYGSTRVCQNVMAVCECLAVGWVFGADRVRDVIADMTGQRPSVFFKLCWKYFVPVLSLISSILYLIDYKRLTINGYVYPDWAYGLGWTMTFSSVAMVPLWAAGLMCWTPGTLRERLSVLWGPADDPARTRGERREEDTSVELVPSEA
- the pold3 gene encoding DNA polymerase delta subunit 3 isoform X1 is translated as MDELYLDNIDEYVNDHNKIVTYKWLSLTLGVHVNTAKQMLYHYLDQKRKECSAPLHATYLVSGKFVDNGQASHKVSVVREEQLEDAKSQMSLLVSVHVYSVQKAALKDSGPLYGVDYDAVKDNLKNCSRFSAICCAGAVPASSLDPQKAREVQPAPAPEHERKKTATNGNASGPPKPSGKTQKGIMGMFGNKTATRIQDRDVKSEENEDAPAVEAPKPKAGHMGNFFGIQAAKKPERSVTAEEAAGPSSSSSSSSSSSSSSSSSSSSSSTSAEPKRQNPQPQEAAAAAEPKTGSRSKSKRAVGSDSEDGKMEKKKRRRIRKPETDSSGEDEVIPDSPPQTGTKEPGPQKEAEPSSVARPQQENPGAKTRKRRRVLKSRTFVDEEGCIVTEKGYESESYSEAEAEAQATPPAPVPSKPPAAGRRDQKKTSAAARRGAKQASITGFFQKK
- the pold3 gene encoding DNA polymerase delta subunit 3 isoform X2, with amino-acid sequence MDELYLDNIDEYVNDHNKIVTYKWLSLTLGVHVNTAKQMLYHYLDQKRKECSAPLHATYLVSGKFVDNGQASHKVSVVREEQLEDAKSQMSLLVSVHVYSVQKAALKDSGPLYGVDYDAVKDNLKNCSRFSAICCAGAVPASSLDPQKAREVQPAPAPEHERKKTATNGNASGPPKPSGKTQKGIMGMFGNKTATRIQDRDVKSEENEDAPAVEAPKPKAGHMGNFFGIQAAKKPERSVTAEEAAGPSSSSSSSSSSSSSSSSSSSSSSTSAEPKRQNPQPQEAAAAAEPKTGSRSKSKRAVGSDSEDGKMEKKKRRRIRKPETDSSGEDEVIPDSPPQTGTKEPGPQKEAEPSSVARPQENPGAKTRKRRRVLKSRTFVDEEGCIVTEKGYESESYSEAEAEAQATPPAPVPSKPPAAGRRDQKKTSAAARRGAKQASITGFFQKK